In Salinisphaera sp. T31B1, the following are encoded in one genomic region:
- a CDS encoding putative solute-binding protein: MSTRNLLTSYLGPLAVGAAVLLGGALQPAAAQTETRSLCVYDPIGANGFIYQSFQDYVVQARSWGIKLNTRAYTDEAVAANDFKAGKCDMVGITGIRAIHFVKFSGSLDMAGGLQTYDQEKTAIKVMSSPKAAEYMVQDGNEVVGVVPLGKAFLFARDKSYLESLDTIAGKKIAVMSYDKQASTLANVAGASPVGASIASFGPMFNNGSVDLAYAPSFAYNALELYKGLGNNGGIADFVLGMLSGQLIVHQDKFPDGFGQKSRSWVFDNMFDSTLRRVKAADQEIPDKYWVHISGDRDADYREMFRNTRQQLWDQNWYNHRMQHLLKKIRCSTDSGLAECSQDSEGGPVN, translated from the coding sequence ATGTCGACCCGAAATCTACTCACCTCGTATCTGGGACCGCTCGCCGTCGGTGCGGCCGTGCTGCTGGGCGGCGCGCTGCAGCCCGCCGCCGCCCAGACCGAAACCCGTTCACTGTGTGTCTACGATCCGATCGGCGCGAACGGCTTCATCTACCAGTCGTTCCAGGATTACGTCGTGCAGGCCCGTAGCTGGGGAATCAAGCTCAACACGCGTGCCTATACCGATGAGGCGGTAGCCGCCAACGATTTCAAGGCGGGTAAGTGCGACATGGTCGGCATTACCGGCATCCGCGCGATTCACTTCGTGAAGTTTTCCGGTTCGCTGGACATGGCGGGCGGGCTGCAGACCTACGACCAGGAGAAGACCGCCATCAAGGTGATGTCCAGCCCCAAGGCAGCCGAGTACATGGTCCAGGACGGCAACGAGGTCGTGGGCGTGGTACCGCTGGGCAAGGCATTCCTGTTCGCGCGTGACAAGTCCTATCTGGAAAGCCTGGACACCATCGCCGGCAAGAAGATTGCGGTGATGTCCTATGACAAGCAGGCCTCCACGCTGGCCAACGTGGCAGGCGCATCGCCGGTCGGTGCGTCCATCGCATCGTTCGGGCCGATGTTCAACAACGGCAGCGTCGACCTGGCCTATGCACCGTCGTTCGCCTACAACGCGCTGGAACTCTACAAGGGCCTCGGCAACAACGGCGGGATCGCCGACTTCGTACTCGGCATGCTCTCGGGCCAGCTGATCGTGCATCAGGACAAGTTTCCGGACGGCTTCGGCCAGAAGTCGCGCAGCTGGGTGTTCGACAACATGTTCGATTCGACCCTGCGCCGCGTGAAAGCGGCTGATCAGGAGATCCCGGATAAGTACTGGGTGCATATTTCCGGCGATCGCGATGCCGATTACCGCGAAATGTTCCGAAACACGCGTCAGCAGCTGTGGGATCAGAACTGGTACAACCATCGCATGCAGCATCTGCTGAAAAAAATTCGTTGCTCGACCGACAGCGGTCTGGCCGAATGCAGCCAGGACAGCGAGGGCGGCCCGGTCAACTGA